From Pirellulales bacterium, the proteins below share one genomic window:
- a CDS encoding DUF1501 domain-containing protein, with product MNRAHLTRRELLRFGALSLGGVTLADQLRAQALATAAAKARHCIFVFLNGGPSQHDTFDLKPDAPVEIRGPYRPIETSVPGILITEKLPRLAKLAHKFAILRSATHPFNAHNSSAAYALSGHSPGSDANIRPTPADHPTYGSVVARVLPKVRGMPPFVLTPTFLFDMGFPTPSAGGGWMGNQYDPLPAVRNRMMARSPKWEGKLPIPEGLGLPEGVSANGMRERVQLLGKMDETFAAAHTLAEQTSWNAHQAEALNMILSPATQAAFDVSREPAEMHERYGRSEMGQVLLLSRRLIEAGVRFVTANAVSNPENTILSAFQIWDTHQDHFRLYDQNLMPELDQGLSALISDLDQRGLLAETLIIVMGEMGRTPKINQNRDGGRDHWGQAYSVLWAGAGIRAGTIVGATDRLGAQVKDQPARPDDIAATLYEILGIRHDLVLKDATDRPHRITEGTPIEALIA from the coding sequence ATGAACAGGGCACACTTGACGCGGCGCGAATTGCTGCGGTTCGGCGCCCTGTCGCTGGGGGGCGTGACGCTGGCCGATCAGTTACGCGCCCAAGCACTCGCTACTGCCGCGGCCAAAGCCCGCCATTGCATCTTTGTCTTTCTCAATGGCGGACCGTCGCAGCATGATACGTTCGATCTGAAACCGGACGCGCCCGTCGAGATCCGCGGGCCTTATCGACCCATCGAAACGTCGGTGCCAGGCATTCTCATCACCGAGAAGCTGCCACGGCTGGCAAAGCTGGCCCACAAGTTCGCCATCCTACGATCGGCCACGCATCCCTTTAATGCTCACAACAGCAGCGCTGCTTACGCGCTGAGCGGGCACTCACCGGGAAGCGATGCCAATATCCGGCCGACGCCGGCGGATCACCCGACGTACGGCTCGGTCGTGGCGCGCGTGCTGCCCAAAGTGCGCGGCATGCCTCCTTTCGTGCTGACGCCGACGTTCCTGTTCGACATGGGATTTCCCACGCCGAGCGCCGGGGGCGGTTGGATGGGGAACCAATACGATCCGCTCCCGGCGGTGCGCAATCGCATGATGGCACGCTCGCCCAAGTGGGAGGGAAAACTGCCAATCCCTGAGGGGCTAGGGCTGCCGGAGGGCGTCAGCGCCAACGGCATGCGCGAGCGCGTGCAGCTACTGGGCAAAATGGACGAGACTTTCGCTGCAGCGCACACGCTCGCCGAGCAAACGAGCTGGAACGCCCATCAAGCCGAAGCGCTGAATATGATCTTGTCTCCGGCGACGCAAGCTGCCTTTGATGTCAGCCGTGAACCGGCAGAAATGCACGAACGCTATGGCCGGTCGGAGATGGGACAGGTGCTGCTATTGTCGCGGCGCTTGATCGAGGCCGGCGTGCGCTTCGTCACGGCCAACGCCGTTTCGAATCCCGAAAACACGATCCTCTCCGCTTTTCAGATTTGGGACACGCATCAGGACCATTTCCGACTGTACGATCAAAACCTGATGCCGGAGTTGGACCAGGGACTGTCGGCTCTCATCAGCGATCTCGACCAGCGCGGTCTACTTGCCGAAACGCTGATCATCGTCATGGGGGAAATGGGCCGAACTCCGAAGATCAATCAGAATCGGGACGGCGGGCGCGATCATTGGGGACAGGCGTATTCCGTATTGTGGGCCGGCGCCGGCATTCGCGCCGGAACGATCGTCGGCGCGACGGACCGCCTCGGGGCGCAGGTGAAGGATCAGCCCGCGCGGCCTGACGACATCGCGGCCACGCTTTACGAGATTCTCGGCATCCGGCACGATCTGGTGCTGAAGGATGCGACCGACCGGCCGCATCGGATCACCGAGGGAACGCCCATTGAGGCATTGATCGCCTGA
- a CDS encoding DUF1501 domain-containing protein — translation MLTITDPRPFRTSQGMSRRWFLRVGTLAWGGLTLQDVLRQRAVAGESGRRPKSAIMIHLSGGPSHLDMYDMKPGAPAEYRGEFNPIATNVPGIEICELMPRQATIADKFAILRGAQVANLHTGNMFYSGYPWQESPRASVPGEARRPAVGSVVSRLRGGTGGMPPYVSIENHHDWERAYYAGVEHEPVRVGSSSPREAIENMGRNGALSGDRLADRYDLLASLDGARRRIEAEAARGVELFRARAMEIITSTRVRDAFDLEKETPEARARYGEGKYRHGPHPGRSLLLARRLIEAGVSVVTVGVHGWDTHAQNFIALREMLPPLDQALHALVTDLDQRSLLDDVVIVMGGEFGRTPRIGDQTPDGRGHWPEAGFLWLAGGGLQTGQIIGATDGRGERIIGNPIGMQSVLATVYHQLGIDPGTTIPDYDGRPQVVLDERLPMSALL, via the coding sequence ATGCTCACGATCACCGATCCCCGACCGTTTCGTACTTCCCAGGGCATGAGTCGCCGCTGGTTTTTGCGTGTCGGCACGCTGGCATGGGGCGGCCTGACCTTACAGGACGTCTTGCGACAGCGCGCGGTCGCTGGGGAAAGTGGCCGCCGGCCGAAATCGGCGATCATGATCCACCTGAGCGGCGGACCGTCGCATCTGGACATGTACGACATGAAGCCGGGTGCCCCGGCGGAATATCGCGGCGAGTTCAATCCGATCGCCACGAACGTTCCGGGCATCGAGATCTGTGAATTGATGCCGCGGCAGGCCACGATCGCCGACAAGTTCGCGATTCTGCGCGGCGCTCAGGTCGCGAACTTGCACACGGGCAATATGTTCTATAGCGGCTATCCGTGGCAGGAATCGCCGCGCGCTTCAGTGCCGGGCGAGGCCCGCCGCCCCGCGGTCGGATCGGTCGTCAGCCGCCTGCGCGGCGGGACGGGCGGCATGCCTCCCTATGTCAGCATCGAGAATCACCACGACTGGGAGCGGGCCTATTACGCCGGTGTCGAGCACGAGCCGGTGCGCGTCGGCTCTTCGAGCCCTCGTGAGGCGATTGAAAACATGGGGCGCAACGGCGCGCTCAGCGGTGATCGCCTGGCCGATCGATACGACTTGCTGGCCTCGCTCGACGGTGCGCGCCGCCGGATCGAAGCCGAGGCCGCACGCGGCGTGGAGCTTTTCCGCGCTCGCGCCATGGAGATCATCACGTCGACGCGAGTCCGCGATGCGTTTGATCTCGAAAAGGAAACGCCCGAGGCTCGCGCCCGCTACGGCGAAGGAAAATACCGCCACGGCCCTCATCCAGGCCGATCACTTTTGCTAGCGCGGCGTTTGATCGAGGCCGGCGTATCGGTCGTTACTGTGGGGGTGCATGGCTGGGATACGCACGCGCAGAATTTCATCGCCCTGCGAGAAATGCTGCCGCCGCTCGATCAGGCACTGCATGCCCTGGTCACCGACCTGGACCAGCGCAGCTTGCTCGACGACGTGGTGATCGTGATGGGGGGCGAATTCGGCCGTACGCCGCGTATCGGCGATCAGACGCCTGATGGTCGCGGCCATTGGCCCGAGGCCGGCTTTTTGTGGTTAGCCGGCGGCGGCTTGCAGACGGGCCAGATCATTGGCGCCACCGACGGCCGCGGCGAGCGAATCATCGGCAATCCCATCGGTATGCAAAGCGTGCTGGCCACGGTCTATCATCAATTGGGCATCGACCCGGGCACCACGATTCCCGATTACGACGGTCGACCGCAGGTCGTGCTCGACGAACGATTGCCAATGAGCGCGCTGCTCTAA
- a CDS encoding serine hydrolase — protein MKIWLSIVVIALVPAICVASGLPRSTPEQQGVSSSDVLAFVEALDQVDAMNSVMVVRHGHVIAEGWWTPYRASARHSLYSLSKSFTSTAVGFAIAEGKLSVNDSVLSFFPEDAPVDPSSNLKAMRVSDLLRMSTGHQREPGRAGSEPWTKIFLAQEVPFRPGTHFLYNTSGTYMQSAIVQKVTGQTTLDYLRPRLFEPLGIEEPVWETSPQGISLGGYGLSVRTEDIAKFGQLYLQKGMWQGKQLLPAAWIEAATARQTSNGSNPDSDWEQGYGYQFWRCRHGVYRGDGAFGQYCIVMDDHDTVVAITSGVKNMPAVLQLVWDKLLPALKSNELPAANQAHQQLADKLQNVSVRLPDGGDKPGALLGKTFTFPANQQNLESLTIESGPGDRQVTLVTRVAGSEQRLVCSYGQWHDGHAAWGSMPRQVASAAAGWTNDRFNARVCFYETPFITTLRIEPSGDEITLNAETNVGFTQTKLPELVGKAR, from the coding sequence ATGAAAATCTGGCTGTCAATCGTCGTAATCGCACTGGTTCCCGCAATTTGCGTCGCATCCGGCTTGCCGCGCAGCACGCCTGAGCAGCAGGGAGTCTCCTCGTCCGACGTGCTGGCATTCGTCGAAGCGCTTGACCAGGTCGACGCGATGAACAGCGTGATGGTGGTGCGTCATGGGCACGTGATCGCCGAAGGATGGTGGACGCCGTATCGCGCCAGCGCACGTCACTCGCTGTATTCGCTGAGCAAAAGTTTCACGTCCACGGCGGTGGGATTCGCCATTGCCGAAGGGAAGCTCAGCGTCAACGACTCGGTACTGTCCTTCTTTCCGGAAGATGCCCCCGTGGATCCAAGTAGCAACCTGAAAGCAATGCGCGTGAGCGACCTGTTGCGGATGTCGACCGGCCATCAGCGCGAGCCGGGCCGCGCCGGCAGCGAGCCTTGGACGAAAATCTTCTTGGCGCAAGAGGTCCCCTTCCGGCCAGGAACGCATTTTCTTTACAACACCTCGGGCACGTATATGCAATCGGCGATCGTGCAGAAGGTGACGGGGCAGACGACGCTCGATTATCTGCGCCCGCGTTTGTTCGAACCGCTGGGCATCGAAGAACCCGTGTGGGAAACCAGCCCGCAAGGTATTTCGCTGGGTGGATACGGTTTGAGCGTTCGCACCGAGGATATTGCCAAGTTCGGCCAACTCTATTTGCAGAAAGGAATGTGGCAAGGAAAACAATTGTTGCCCGCCGCTTGGATCGAGGCCGCCACGGCGCGACAGACCTCCAACGGCAGCAACCCGGACAGTGACTGGGAGCAGGGCTACGGATATCAGTTCTGGCGCTGCCGTCATGGCGTTTATCGCGGCGACGGCGCCTTCGGTCAGTACTGCATCGTGATGGATGATCACGATACCGTGGTCGCCATCACCAGTGGTGTCAAAAACATGCCGGCGGTTTTGCAATTGGTTTGGGATAAACTGCTGCCGGCGCTGAAATCGAATGAATTGCCCGCCGCCAATCAGGCACACCAGCAACTGGCCGACAAGTTGCAAAACGTCAGCGTGCGCCTGCCCGATGGGGGCGACAAGCCAGGCGCGCTGCTCGGCAAGACCTTTACGTTTCCCGCAAACCAGCAGAATCTCGAAAGCCTGACCATCGAGTCGGGGCCTGGTGACCGACAGGTAACGCTGGTCACACGTGTTGCCGGCAGCGAGCAGCGTCTCGTGTGTAGCTACGGGCAATGGCACGATGGCCACGCGGCCTGGGGAAGTATGCCACGGCAAGTCGCCTCGGCGGCCGCCGGTTGGACCAATGATCGATTCAACGCGCGCGTCTGCTTTTACGAGACGCCGTTCATCACCACCCTGCGGATCGAGCCGTCGGGCGACGAAATCACACTGAACGCGGAAACAAACGTCGGCTTTACTCAAACGAAGCTGCCGGAGTTGGTGGGCAAAGCCAGGTAG
- a CDS encoding glycosyltransferase family 39 protein, producing the protein MPGELTTASAADRSGHPAAGCAPPGSWRQRYVPAFLAAAVLFYSFVFCFKAGERGFFALDQSIEFDGAYRILAGQVPYKDFIIPVGPGVFWLQAIVFKLFGVNFTAFLVGAALVNLLATALSMVTVALLFPGKPWPALIAGFLTATWFYPPYGTPNMEQTAFFFSLISITCLCATARRTCSDVMRGLLCIAAGACAAAAFLSKQNAGLLVVPVYFFLLLAINLASGRGFWMSLVWFLLGTAGLTAAFLTWLVLQSDPALFVEHFFTIPSRLGMGRILASRPKLLGDLLGGNASFLPVAMYLSAFVGVAILVIIVRRKPLDGAPRLAVASILCIYLQFFQNAFSVTTCNQWQECMPFVGLVFGCAAGLLAWLFERQTDASTSSQAGWGAATLLLIASIIGSLITRTTLPQVAGCILVLLGMILGMFGRPHAATTVADVQYAISSIRRKKRREQMALFVTVVVVGCGFQGMRASWNRSVHDIFRGAVFTDYLPVPGLEHLKWGKPTIVQDVEFRDDDMTRLVSLLEQESRPFFVFPEFTLLYGLVGAPSPQPLLWFHKGLTYPQEYDEDLDRWIVDSLVRENVQLVVLQESWHFKSELCALTHFPLLDAYIREQFVPDQQLGSFAVLRQKDTGAVASLDHTRLIQPATSR; encoded by the coding sequence ATGCCTGGCGAACTTACGACCGCTAGCGCCGCAGATCGCTCCGGACATCCAGCCGCGGGTTGCGCGCCGCCTGGGTCGTGGCGGCAGCGTTATGTGCCGGCTTTTCTCGCCGCGGCCGTCCTTTTCTATTCGTTTGTCTTTTGTTTCAAAGCCGGTGAACGTGGATTCTTTGCGCTCGATCAATCGATCGAGTTCGACGGCGCTTATCGCATTCTGGCCGGACAGGTCCCGTACAAGGACTTCATCATTCCGGTAGGGCCAGGCGTCTTCTGGCTGCAAGCGATTGTTTTCAAGCTGTTCGGCGTCAACTTCACGGCCTTCCTCGTCGGCGCGGCGCTGGTCAATCTGCTGGCCACGGCCTTGTCCATGGTGACCGTGGCCTTGCTCTTTCCGGGAAAACCCTGGCCCGCGCTCATCGCGGGCTTTCTCACGGCAACGTGGTTCTATCCGCCATATGGCACGCCCAATATGGAACAGACCGCGTTCTTTTTTTCGCTAATAAGCATCACCTGCCTTTGCGCCACAGCGCGTCGTACCTGCTCGGACGTCATGCGCGGGCTATTGTGCATAGCGGCCGGGGCCTGTGCCGCAGCAGCGTTTTTGAGCAAGCAGAACGCGGGCTTATTGGTTGTTCCCGTCTATTTCTTCCTCTTGCTGGCGATCAATTTGGCGAGCGGACGTGGCTTCTGGATGTCCTTGGTGTGGTTTCTGCTCGGCACGGCTGGGTTGACGGCGGCGTTTCTAACCTGGCTTGTTCTGCAATCGGATCCCGCGCTGTTCGTCGAGCATTTTTTCACGATTCCCAGCCGCCTTGGCATGGGGCGCATCCTTGCAAGTCGGCCCAAACTGCTCGGCGATCTGCTGGGCGGGAACGCCAGCTTTCTGCCCGTGGCAATGTATTTGTCGGCCTTCGTGGGTGTGGCGATCCTGGTGATCATCGTCCGCCGCAAGCCGCTGGACGGCGCGCCGCGCTTGGCAGTGGCGTCGATCCTCTGCATCTATCTGCAGTTTTTTCAAAATGCCTTCAGCGTGACGACGTGCAATCAATGGCAGGAGTGCATGCCATTTGTCGGATTGGTGTTTGGATGCGCCGCCGGCCTGCTGGCCTGGCTGTTCGAGCGACAGACCGATGCGAGCACAAGCAGCCAAGCCGGCTGGGGCGCGGCCACACTGCTCCTCATAGCGAGCATTATCGGCTCGCTGATCACACGCACGACGTTACCTCAAGTAGCGGGCTGCATACTCGTGCTGCTAGGTATGATTCTCGGCATGTTTGGCCGGCCGCATGCCGCCACCACAGTTGCCGATGTGCAGTACGCGATAAGTAGTATCCGGCGGAAGAAACGGCGCGAGCAGATGGCCTTGTTTGTTACCGTCGTTGTTGTGGGCTGCGGCTTCCAGGGAATGCGGGCTTCGTGGAACCGATCGGTACACGACATCTTTCGCGGCGCCGTATTTACCGATTACCTGCCGGTTCCCGGCCTGGAGCATCTCAAATGGGGAAAGCCGACGATCGTCCAGGACGTGGAATTCCGTGACGACGATATGACGCGCCTCGTAAGCCTGCTCGAGCAGGAATCGAGGCCGTTTTTCGTCTTCCCCGAGTTCACGCTTTTATACGGCCTCGTTGGTGCGCCGTCGCCGCAGCCCTTGCTCTGGTTTCACAAGGGGCTCACCTATCCGCAAGAGTACGACGAAGATCTCGATCGCTGGATCGTCGACTCGCTGGTGCGTGAGAACGTGCAGCTGGTCGTCCTGCAAGAATCGTGGCATTTCAAATCGGAACTGTGCGCGCTGACGCACTTTCCTCTGCTCGATGCCTATATTCGCGAGCAATTCGTTCCTGACCAGCAGCTTGGCTCATTCGCGGTGTTGCGGCAAAAAGATACAGGCGCTGTTGCAAGCCTTGATCACACCCGCCTGATACAGCCCGCGACATCCCGCTGA
- a CDS encoding peroxidase family protein, whose product MRFVLRSIVAQLFTGDNASAACRVRRGLHYEPLEERRMFSVTTTSTTTGVVGSQGVEPIDGIGNNVANPTWGAADTNFTRIGPANYADGISAPNGQNLPSARAISNLIANQDLNGVEQDLDNNRSLSDWVYAWGQFIDHDIDLTESSDVSMNIPIPAGDPTFDPTGQGNLSIPFDRSAIAPGTGTSTSNPAQQVNQDTSFIDGSMIYGSDAATAAALRTFSGGQLKTSPGDLLPYNTMGLNMADNTGVPESSLFAAGDVRANENVELSNITTLFVREHNYQAAQLAKQHPTWTDEQLYQGARQIVIGEIQSITYNEWLPALMGNNALTPYRGYNPNVNPSISVEFASAAFRLHTLLDDDVQFMDNNANAIASLPTLPLAEDFFQPGIVAQPGEVAANLKYLSTDLTQEVDEQTVDGLRNALFPDAPVINNVEVGASDLIADDIQRGRDEGDPTYNQLRVAMGEKPVTSFAQITSDVQLQQQLKQLYGNVNNVEAFVGLMAENHLRGSSLGQTEQAVLARQFEALRDGDRFFYENADPASLVRQLNNTTLSQIIERNTTLTNLQADVFHFYSNIQGTVVATTAPTLGTRGANHLGFPAPLAGVTVELIQNGEVVDTTTTNARGVYQFSNAGSGNYTVKVVPPAHGNILNSSVTSIDVDITKGQAGPNSPAIANFKLLTSGTSWWQTGPRGALVSALLNWLDELASHNGAGSSGTTGGGTANSGGSDTVTTNPFALAVASALGRQSITPQVVDQIFTNLGGVNRIADL is encoded by the coding sequence ATGAGATTTGTCCTGCGTTCGATTGTCGCGCAGCTATTCACCGGAGATAACGCATCTGCTGCTTGCCGCGTGCGCCGCGGCCTGCACTACGAACCACTCGAAGAGCGGCGGATGTTCTCCGTCACCACGACCTCCACCACGACGGGAGTCGTCGGTTCGCAAGGCGTCGAACCGATCGACGGCATTGGCAACAACGTCGCCAACCCCACCTGGGGCGCCGCGGATACGAATTTCACGCGCATTGGACCGGCGAATTACGCCGACGGCATTTCGGCCCCCAATGGGCAAAATCTTCCCTCGGCGCGCGCGATCTCGAATCTGATCGCCAATCAGGATCTCAACGGCGTTGAGCAGGATCTGGACAACAACCGTTCCTTGTCCGATTGGGTTTACGCATGGGGGCAGTTCATCGATCACGACATCGATCTGACCGAGAGTAGCGATGTGTCGATGAATATTCCGATCCCCGCCGGCGATCCGACCTTCGATCCTACCGGCCAAGGCAATTTGTCGATCCCCTTCGACCGTAGCGCGATCGCGCCGGGCACGGGAACGAGCACGTCGAACCCCGCTCAGCAAGTCAACCAGGACACGAGCTTCATCGATGGTTCCATGATCTACGGCAGCGATGCGGCCACGGCAGCGGCGCTACGTACTTTTAGCGGCGGCCAGCTAAAAACCTCGCCCGGCGATTTGCTCCCCTACAACACCATGGGCCTGAACATGGCCGACAACACGGGCGTGCCGGAAAGCTCCTTGTTCGCCGCCGGCGACGTTCGGGCCAATGAAAACGTCGAACTCAGCAATATCACGACGTTGTTTGTCCGAGAGCATAATTACCAGGCCGCGCAATTGGCCAAGCAGCATCCGACGTGGACTGACGAGCAGCTTTATCAGGGAGCGCGGCAAATCGTGATCGGCGAAATTCAGTCGATCACATACAACGAATGGCTGCCGGCGCTCATGGGGAACAACGCGCTGACGCCTTACCGTGGCTATAATCCGAATGTCAATCCGTCCATCTCCGTCGAATTCGCGAGCGCCGCCTTCCGGCTGCACACGTTGCTAGACGACGACGTTCAGTTCATGGACAACAACGCCAACGCAATCGCTAGTCTACCGACGCTGCCGTTGGCCGAGGACTTCTTTCAGCCGGGAATCGTCGCGCAGCCAGGCGAAGTGGCGGCCAACCTCAAGTACCTGTCAACCGATCTGACGCAGGAAGTGGACGAGCAGACGGTGGACGGACTGCGCAATGCGCTCTTCCCCGACGCTCCCGTGATCAACAACGTCGAGGTCGGTGCCAGCGACCTGATTGCCGACGACATTCAACGCGGTCGGGACGAAGGCGATCCCACTTACAACCAATTGCGCGTTGCTATGGGCGAAAAACCCGTGACCTCGTTCGCGCAGATCACGTCCGACGTTCAGCTGCAACAGCAATTGAAGCAGCTATACGGCAACGTCAACAATGTCGAGGCGTTTGTCGGCTTGATGGCTGAGAATCACCTGCGCGGTTCGTCGCTCGGTCAAACCGAGCAAGCGGTGCTGGCCCGGCAGTTCGAGGCCTTGCGCGATGGCGATCGTTTCTTCTACGAAAATGCCGATCCTGCCAGCCTGGTCCGGCAGTTGAACAACACGACGCTGTCGCAAATCATCGAGCGCAATACGACGCTCACGAATCTGCAAGCGGATGTGTTTCACTTCTATAGCAACATTCAAGGGACCGTCGTCGCTACCACCGCGCCGACATTAGGAACGCGCGGGGCCAATCATCTTGGTTTCCCCGCACCGCTCGCCGGAGTGACTGTCGAGTTGATTCAGAATGGCGAGGTCGTCGATACGACGACGACCAACGCGCGCGGCGTCTATCAGTTTTCGAATGCCGGTTCCGGCAACTACACGGTAAAGGTCGTTCCCCCAGCGCACGGCAACATTCTCAATAGCTCGGTGACCAGCATCGACGTTGATATCACCAAGGGGCAGGCAGGCCCCAATAGTCCGGCCATTGCGAACTTCAAGTTGCTGACGTCAGGTACGTCATGGTGGCAAACGGGCCCGCGCGGCGCGCTGGTTAGCGCCCTGCTGAACTGGCTCGACGAACTAGCATCCCATAACGGTGCAGGAAGCAGTGGCACCACCGGCGGTGGCACTGCTAACTCGGGCGGAAGCGATACGGTTACCACGAATCCGTTCGCGCTGGCCGTGGCAAGTGCCCTCGGGCGCCAAAGCATAACGCCGCAGGTCGTCGACCAGATTTTTACGAATCTGGGAGGCGTCAACCGGATCGCGGATCTTTGA